One window of Pseudacidobacterium ailaaui genomic DNA carries:
- a CDS encoding PD-(D/E)XK nuclease family protein, whose product MEKVSHALRDGSRVVAASARAARFLRQAYAEQQRASGLEMWASPRISDWESWITELWQELTFVAPEPPLLLGPIQERFLWKQVQREDAGLVVSPDGMASLAQDAYALLSAYRKHDARRFPWDGPDAERFRKWAADFDDLCRSRNWASRSKAEELLADAVRSGVLRVSENLFLVGFDRLTPKQERLIAVLRETGSRVESPGPGPYQDCTGRQVAADDLRDELLACAQWCRHQLEKKGAKRIGVIAPDLHSIRAEADRVFRAVLMPESLDITKGAGTPAYEFSLGLPLADVPVIRAALLMLRWTTRPLQLEEVTWLTLSGFFCKHPAEVGKLAWVDLGLRRSGLLSPEISLDGFLKKTGPGAFRTRLLRIQRMLEKDDARKTPLTYAGHCEMAEALLRAARWPGFHHLDSVQYQARTRWQKLLDEMALLDFSGHRAVFKDFVQALELHASNTLFTPESRHAPVQIMGAFESSGQAFDAVWFLGADDSQWPVAGRPHPLLPLREQLQAQMPHCCAAVDTALALSVTQRIANSAPEFVFSYARSNKEGALRPSSLPAYVLGINHTPISTHALRAELQMGSATASRQELEMWIQSSEAVPWPRERVAGGAGILKEQAACPFQAFATRRLGALPLDRAAWGLNAMQRGNLVHAILEDLWSPETPEPFRMTGWNDLQRLHGAGRLDEVLRYHINAAFSELMTESAADPWMTAYLVSEQDRMQRSLKEWLECEARRQPFTVECREERLRDVCVGGLKLNLRADRIDLLPDDNRLLIDYKTGDVSTADWKGERMNEPQLPLYAVYGNVENVSGLLFARIRAGRIGFVGHVADPQQQLQSDLDAKSALMQQPYNSSMKQNWQQSLLGLAEEFLRGEASVDPKQGAKTCRYCPLPGLCRVAETQTTTQPEDPQDE is encoded by the coding sequence GTGGAAAAAGTCAGCCATGCTCTGAGGGATGGCTCCAGGGTTGTTGCGGCAAGCGCACGCGCGGCGCGGTTTTTGCGGCAGGCCTATGCTGAGCAGCAGCGCGCCAGCGGGCTGGAGATGTGGGCCTCTCCCCGGATCTCCGATTGGGAAAGCTGGATCACGGAACTGTGGCAGGAGCTGACATTTGTTGCGCCGGAACCACCGCTGCTTCTGGGCCCGATTCAAGAGCGGTTTTTATGGAAGCAAGTGCAGCGGGAGGACGCAGGTCTGGTTGTTTCTCCTGACGGGATGGCCTCCCTTGCCCAGGATGCATACGCGCTGCTGAGCGCCTACCGGAAGCACGATGCGCGAAGATTTCCCTGGGACGGACCAGATGCAGAGCGCTTCCGCAAATGGGCCGCTGATTTTGACGATCTTTGCCGCAGCCGTAACTGGGCAAGCCGGAGCAAGGCAGAAGAACTGCTGGCCGATGCGGTGCGCTCCGGGGTCCTCCGAGTATCGGAAAATCTTTTTCTGGTCGGGTTTGACCGGCTGACGCCCAAGCAAGAGCGCTTGATTGCCGTACTTCGCGAAACTGGCTCCAGAGTAGAAAGCCCCGGACCGGGACCTTACCAGGACTGTACCGGCAGGCAGGTCGCTGCCGATGACTTACGCGACGAGCTTCTCGCCTGCGCCCAGTGGTGCCGACATCAGCTGGAGAAGAAGGGGGCCAAACGAATTGGGGTCATCGCTCCGGACCTCCATAGCATCCGGGCAGAAGCTGACCGCGTGTTCCGCGCCGTACTGATGCCCGAGTCACTGGATATTACAAAGGGAGCGGGCACGCCGGCCTATGAATTCTCACTCGGCCTGCCCCTCGCGGATGTTCCCGTAATCCGCGCCGCCTTATTGATGCTGCGGTGGACTACTCGGCCGCTGCAACTGGAAGAGGTCACCTGGCTCACACTGTCGGGCTTTTTCTGTAAACATCCGGCGGAGGTCGGCAAGCTCGCATGGGTCGACCTTGGACTGCGCCGTTCCGGACTGCTCTCACCGGAGATTTCGCTGGACGGCTTTCTCAAAAAAACAGGCCCCGGTGCCTTCCGCACTCGCCTGCTCCGCATCCAGCGGATGCTGGAAAAAGATGACGCCCGGAAGACGCCCTTGACCTATGCAGGGCACTGTGAAATGGCAGAGGCCCTGCTGCGCGCAGCCCGATGGCCCGGATTTCACCACCTGGACAGCGTGCAATATCAGGCGCGGACGCGCTGGCAAAAACTCCTGGATGAAATGGCCCTCCTCGACTTTTCCGGACACCGCGCGGTATTCAAAGATTTCGTTCAAGCACTGGAGCTGCATGCTTCAAACACCCTCTTCACGCCAGAATCACGCCATGCTCCGGTCCAGATCATGGGCGCTTTTGAGTCCTCCGGCCAGGCGTTCGATGCGGTCTGGTTTCTGGGCGCGGACGACTCGCAATGGCCCGTCGCGGGAAGACCGCATCCGCTGCTTCCGCTCAGGGAGCAACTCCAGGCACAGATGCCGCACTGCTGCGCCGCCGTAGACACGGCACTGGCACTTTCGGTCACACAGCGAATTGCGAACTCGGCCCCGGAGTTTGTCTTCAGCTACGCACGTTCCAATAAGGAAGGGGCCTTACGACCTTCTTCTTTGCCCGCTTACGTTCTGGGAATCAACCACACGCCAATCTCCACTCATGCATTGCGGGCCGAATTGCAGATGGGGTCGGCAACTGCCTCTCGGCAGGAGCTGGAGATGTGGATCCAGTCCTCAGAGGCCGTTCCCTGGCCGCGAGAACGCGTGGCTGGCGGCGCCGGCATTCTTAAAGAGCAGGCTGCATGTCCTTTTCAGGCATTTGCCACCCGCCGCCTGGGAGCGCTACCTCTGGACCGCGCGGCATGGGGGTTGAATGCAATGCAGCGCGGCAATCTGGTCCATGCCATCTTGGAGGACCTCTGGTCACCGGAGACGCCAGAGCCGTTTCGGATGACCGGGTGGAATGATCTGCAGCGCCTTCACGGCGCAGGCCGCCTGGATGAAGTGTTGCGTTATCACATCAACGCTGCCTTTTCCGAATTGATGACGGAAAGTGCCGCCGACCCCTGGATGACCGCCTATCTGGTCTCAGAGCAGGACCGCATGCAACGCTCGTTAAAAGAATGGCTGGAGTGTGAGGCGCGCCGGCAGCCTTTTACGGTGGAGTGCCGCGAAGAAAGATTGCGAGACGTTTGCGTAGGTGGACTCAAACTCAATTTGCGTGCAGACCGAATTGACCTGTTGCCGGATGACAACCGTCTTCTGATTGATTACAAAACAGGGGACGTCTCTACCGCCGACTGGAAGGGCGAGCGGATGAACGAACCGCAGCTCCCGCTTTATGCCGTCTATGGAAATGTAGAGAACGTAAGCGGTCTGCTTTTCGCACGGATCCGCGCAGGCCGTATCGGCTTTGTCGGACATGTGGCCGATCCCCAGCAGCAGCTGCAGAGCGACCTGGACGCCAAGAGCGCGCTGATGCAGCAGCCCTATAACAGCAGCATGAAACAAAACTGGCAGCAGTCCCTGCTGGGCCTTGCCGAAGAGTTCCTGCGCGGCGAAGCCTCTGTGGACCCGAAACAAGGTGCAAAGACCTGCCGGTACTGCCCGTTGCCAGGCTTGTGCCGCGTTGCGGAAACACAGACCACCACCCAGCCGGAGGACCCTCAGGATGAATAG
- a CDS encoding NADH-quinone oxidoreductase subunit C: MDPAVLGKDAVLAALPENRALSSLLAWNADAVLDAIYDRRELTVTIASSQIRGACQTLKGAGYNFLEDVTCVDWYPSEPRFQVTYHILSHLLKERVRVLCPVESLDPGIDSITSIWPSANYYEREVWDLFGVRFHGHPDLRRIMMPEEWEGHPLRKDYPVEGYR; encoded by the coding sequence ATGGACCCAGCAGTTCTAGGAAAAGACGCCGTGCTTGCGGCCTTGCCGGAAAACCGGGCGCTTTCTTCTCTTCTGGCGTGGAATGCTGATGCTGTTCTGGATGCCATCTATGACCGCAGGGAGCTGACCGTTACCATCGCCAGCAGCCAGATCCGCGGCGCGTGCCAGACGCTGAAAGGCGCAGGCTACAACTTTCTGGAAGATGTGACCTGTGTGGACTGGTATCCTTCAGAGCCGCGCTTTCAGGTGACGTACCATATTCTTTCGCATCTGCTGAAGGAGCGCGTCCGGGTCCTCTGTCCGGTCGAGAGCCTTGATCCGGGCATTGACAGCATCACTTCCATCTGGCCCTCGGCAAATTACTATGAGCGCGAGGTCTGGGACCTGTTTGGGGTACGCTTTCATGGCCACCCTGACCTGCGTCGTATCATGATGCCGGAAGAGTGGGAGGGCCATCCTCTGCGCAAAGACTATCCTGTGGAGGGCTACCGCTGA
- a CDS encoding ABC transporter ATP-binding protein: MRAERSGGSRAHLRTAEDPAKKKPDFRKVLPEIWKLIRPRRWVLLLGLLLMAINRVAGLVLPASTKFFIDTVLRQHHEDKLLPLVSVVFAATAIQAVTSFSLTQLLSKAAQRMIADLRKQVQQHIGLLPVSFYDSNRTGTLVSRIMTDVEGVRNLIGTGLVEFLGGIMTAIMAFAVLMHTSRKITLIVFAVIAAFVLVLQRAFKTIRPIFRERGRINAEVTGRLTESLGGVRVVKGYHAESREAGVFAQGVQRLLDNVMRSLTATSALSFAATTVLGIVGGLVMLLGGRDYFAHRLTLGDYFQYNMFLAFMIAPVFQVVNIGTQLTEAVAGLDRTIEIMSEMDEFSDPQRTVAIGEIRGEVEFQDVRFSYEPDKPVLHGISFRAQPGTVTALVGSSGSGKSTIISLVCGFHKPDSGRVLVDGIDLATVRLDSYRSQLGVVLQESFLFDGTIRENVLFSYPDATEEQFLEACRIARVDEFAERFPERYDTIVGERGVKLSGGQRQRLSIARAILADPRILILDEATSSLDSESEQMIQHGLSYLMQGRTTFVIAHRLSTIRRADQILVVEGGWIVERGTHESLYALGGRYYDLYTRQHGLETNLFLAPGEGDTVEERA, from the coding sequence ATGCGCGCAGAGCGCAGTGGCGGGTCCCGCGCCCATCTCCGCACTGCCGAAGACCCGGCCAAAAAGAAGCCGGATTTCAGGAAGGTGCTTCCTGAAATCTGGAAACTCATCCGTCCCCGCCGCTGGGTCCTGCTCCTGGGCCTGCTGCTGATGGCCATCAACCGGGTTGCCGGGCTGGTGCTGCCCGCATCCACGAAATTTTTTATTGATACGGTCTTGCGGCAGCATCACGAAGACAAGCTGCTGCCCCTGGTCAGTGTGGTCTTTGCAGCCACTGCCATCCAGGCCGTCACCTCCTTTTCGCTCACCCAGTTACTTTCCAAGGCGGCCCAGCGCATGATTGCCGACCTGCGTAAGCAGGTGCAGCAGCACATCGGTTTGCTCCCGGTCAGTTTTTATGACAGCAACCGCACCGGCACTCTGGTTTCGCGCATCATGACGGACGTCGAAGGTGTCCGCAATCTGATTGGCACAGGGCTGGTTGAATTTCTGGGCGGGATCATGACCGCCATCATGGCCTTTGCCGTGCTCATGCATACCAGCCGCAAGATTACGTTGATTGTCTTTGCTGTCATTGCCGCCTTTGTGCTGGTCCTTCAAAGGGCCTTCAAGACCATTCGCCCTATCTTTCGGGAGCGGGGAAGGATCAACGCCGAGGTCACCGGGCGGCTTACGGAATCGCTTGGCGGCGTGCGCGTCGTCAAAGGCTATCACGCGGAATCGCGCGAGGCCGGCGTTTTTGCGCAGGGCGTGCAGCGCCTGCTGGACAACGTGATGCGCTCACTGACGGCCACCAGTGCGCTTTCCTTTGCAGCGACGACGGTGCTCGGCATTGTGGGCGGTCTGGTCATGCTTCTGGGCGGCCGCGATTATTTTGCCCACCGGCTCACTCTGGGCGATTATTTCCAATACAACATGTTTCTCGCGTTCATGATTGCTCCTGTCTTCCAGGTCGTGAATATCGGCACGCAGCTGACGGAAGCGGTGGCTGGACTCGACCGCACGATCGAGATCATGAGCGAGATGGACGAATTCAGCGACCCTCAGAGGACGGTCGCCATTGGAGAAATCCGCGGAGAGGTGGAGTTTCAGGATGTTCGCTTCAGCTATGAGCCGGACAAGCCCGTGCTGCATGGAATTTCATTCCGCGCGCAGCCAGGAACCGTCACGGCGCTGGTCGGCTCTTCCGGATCCGGCAAATCCACCATCATCAGCCTGGTCTGCGGCTTTCATAAGCCGGACTCCGGCCGCGTGCTGGTAGATGGCATCGACCTTGCCACGGTCCGGCTGGACAGCTACCGCAGTCAGCTTGGTGTGGTCCTGCAGGAATCGTTTTTGTTCGATGGCACCATCCGCGAAAACGTGTTGTTTTCCTATCCCGATGCCACCGAAGAGCAGTTTCTGGAAGCATGCCGCATCGCCCGCGTGGACGAGTTTGCGGAGCGGTTTCCTGAACGATATGACACGATTGTGGGCGAACGCGGCGTCAAACTCTCCGGAGGCCAGCGCCAGAGGCTTTCGATCGCCCGCGCCATCCTGGCCGATCCGCGCATTCTGATCCTGGACGAAGCGACGTCTTCGCTCGATTCCGAATCCGAACAGATGATTCAGCATGGTCTGAGCTACCTGATGCAGGGCCGCACAACCTTTGTGATTGCCCATCGCCTCTCGACCATCCGACGCGCGGACCAGATCCTGGTCGTCGAGGGAGGCTGGATTGTGGAGCGAGGAACGCATGAGAGCCTCTACGCGCTGGGAGGCCGGTATTACGATCTCTACACGCGCCAGCATGGGCTGGAAACCAATCTTTTTCTGGCGCCTGGCGAAGGCGATACAGTGGAGGAGCGGGCCTAG
- a CDS encoding UvrD-helicase domain-containing protein — protein MNRLDAQAPDQAQRDEALNTAISCIVQAPAGSGKTELLTQRFVKLLSEVDEPEQILAITFTRAATAEMRFRVLQQLEKARSGPRGPALEMARRALAHAEARGWKLLEQPHRLNIQTIDSLCMRLAHEQPLLARMGGHLQPQDDASLLYEEAARRTLAYLGSPRHEIHAALMHVLAMRDNHLGDVQRLIAEMLAKRDQWLHVFPLSNQISEEQWTKGRRKLEAPFQHAVKRVLEQAHSLLSRSQLLVSELLELGRYASQYCGEFALLAELRELPNTGLVDHWKCLVRFLTRDKDWRRQYSKTQGFPADEEKHLPEGQRPSRRIKALVQQGLRTIPGLLATLNEIADLPPLHYNEEQWHTLRQLFVVLRYAVAELRVLFAERNAIDFIELGIAALQVLEDPTDNVLRLGEQVRHLLVDEFQDTSRRQLRLLEMLLRVWEPGGKQTCFLVGDPMQSIYMFRQAEVELFGQVLERGIEHHAFQPIRLSANFRSHRGLTERLNQWFQPIFHDQASDNAAAVSFSPSIAVQPAPPVESVVLHPQFISSRNPQEVAAAAQHEAEEIVQIIHSYRERIQRAEEDPEDSFTVAVLARARQHLALIAQKLRENGIPYRSVEIESLGQCQEVRDLMSLTRALLHPMDRIAWLSVLRAPWCGLTLQDLHTLCGEDDRRLARVPLEHLMEERLALLSSDGQQRIGRVLPVLRKAQQDRYQEGQSLSTWIERTWNTLGGPLCLDQEQKENARVFFSMLDGFSSDGIACLGEALDRQLERLFAQPDPRVSERAGVQLMTIHKAKGLGFNVVLVPGLEHKARRDDKPLIIMLQRASATQNADELLVAPIDSRGGNTHPLYRWVRKQREIREEEERKRVFYVACTRARECLHLFGTATVTKEGKLQPGSKTDTLLCAAWPALEEEFLTAYQRQQQQKILHFSVPQSGTVAIAAAAAPLHPPLVLRRLPGDVSPPVAGTNVQTPGTVSAFDTGELFARPEGGRAQRLIGSMLHVLLERLSQMQISAEEASSWMERHTSALLRTAALPEELATRAYHEIVASLQAVLEDPQGRWLLFPHPDAQSEASWTGWLDGMLRTVRADRVFRAGSLPLSTGKEFLWVVDYKTTSYAGKDVDQFLAAQRKQYAPQLAAYGHALQKIHGNALRLRFGLYFPRLKRLEYWSD, from the coding sequence ATGAATAGGCTGGATGCTCAGGCGCCAGACCAGGCGCAGCGCGATGAAGCCCTGAATACGGCCATTTCCTGCATTGTGCAGGCCCCTGCCGGGTCTGGGAAGACTGAGCTGCTGACCCAGCGCTTTGTCAAATTGTTGTCTGAAGTGGATGAGCCTGAGCAGATTCTGGCCATTACTTTCACCCGTGCAGCTACGGCTGAAATGCGGTTTCGCGTTTTGCAGCAGCTGGAAAAAGCACGATCCGGGCCCCGCGGTCCCGCCCTGGAAATGGCCAGACGGGCGCTGGCCCATGCCGAAGCACGCGGCTGGAAGCTGCTCGAACAGCCGCATCGGCTCAACATTCAAACCATCGACTCTCTGTGCATGCGCCTGGCCCATGAGCAGCCACTGCTGGCGCGCATGGGCGGTCATCTGCAACCGCAGGATGATGCCTCCCTTCTCTATGAGGAGGCGGCCCGCCGCACCCTTGCATATCTGGGCAGTCCCAGACATGAGATTCATGCTGCACTGATGCACGTGCTGGCCATGCGGGACAATCATCTGGGCGATGTGCAGCGCCTGATTGCAGAGATGCTGGCAAAGCGCGACCAGTGGCTGCATGTCTTCCCCCTCAGCAACCAGATAAGCGAAGAGCAATGGACGAAGGGCCGGCGCAAACTGGAAGCACCCTTTCAACATGCTGTAAAACGTGTGCTGGAACAGGCCCACTCTCTTCTCTCCCGCTCCCAACTGCTTGTCAGCGAGCTTCTGGAGCTTGGACGGTATGCCAGCCAGTATTGCGGAGAGTTTGCGCTTCTTGCAGAATTACGGGAACTTCCCAACACCGGGCTGGTAGACCACTGGAAATGTCTCGTAAGGTTTCTGACGAGAGACAAAGACTGGCGCAGACAATATTCAAAGACGCAAGGCTTTCCCGCAGATGAAGAAAAGCACCTGCCGGAAGGACAAAGGCCCAGCCGGCGAATCAAGGCCCTGGTCCAGCAGGGTCTTCGTACCATCCCCGGCCTGCTCGCGACACTCAATGAAATCGCAGACCTGCCTCCGCTCCACTACAACGAAGAGCAGTGGCACACCCTTCGTCAGCTTTTTGTCGTCCTGCGCTATGCCGTTGCCGAACTGCGGGTCTTGTTTGCAGAGCGCAATGCAATTGATTTTATTGAGCTCGGCATCGCCGCATTGCAGGTGCTCGAAGATCCGACCGACAATGTCTTGCGCCTGGGCGAGCAGGTCCGGCACCTTTTGGTGGATGAATTTCAGGACACCTCACGCCGCCAGCTTCGCCTTCTGGAGATGCTGCTCCGCGTGTGGGAACCCGGCGGCAAGCAGACCTGCTTTCTGGTCGGCGACCCGATGCAATCCATCTACATGTTCCGGCAGGCCGAAGTGGAACTGTTCGGGCAGGTCCTCGAACGCGGAATCGAACACCATGCTTTTCAACCCATCCGCTTGTCCGCAAATTTCCGCTCTCATCGCGGACTGACGGAGCGGTTGAACCAGTGGTTTCAGCCAATTTTTCATGACCAGGCTTCCGACAATGCCGCTGCTGTATCTTTTTCACCTTCAATTGCTGTTCAACCCGCGCCCCCTGTTGAATCCGTAGTGCTGCACCCGCAATTTATCTCCAGCAGGAATCCGCAGGAAGTCGCAGCTGCTGCACAGCACGAGGCTGAAGAGATTGTGCAAATCATTCACAGCTACAGGGAGCGCATTCAAAGAGCAGAAGAAGATCCGGAAGATTCCTTTACTGTCGCAGTGCTCGCCCGGGCCCGTCAGCATCTGGCTCTGATTGCACAGAAGCTGCGCGAGAATGGCATTCCCTACCGTTCTGTCGAGATTGAGTCGCTTGGTCAATGTCAGGAGGTTCGGGACCTGATGTCTCTCACCCGCGCGCTGCTGCACCCCATGGACCGTATTGCCTGGCTGTCGGTTCTCCGTGCGCCCTGGTGCGGACTTACGCTTCAGGACCTCCACACGCTTTGCGGCGAGGACGACCGGCGCTTGGCTCGTGTGCCGCTTGAGCATCTGATGGAAGAGCGGCTTGCACTCCTCAGCAGCGATGGACAACAGCGGATTGGGCGCGTCTTGCCGGTGCTCAGAAAGGCGCAGCAGGACCGCTATCAGGAGGGGCAGTCTCTTTCCACCTGGATCGAGCGCACCTGGAACACGCTTGGCGGCCCTCTTTGTCTTGATCAGGAGCAGAAGGAAAATGCACGCGTTTTTTTCTCCATGCTGGATGGCTTTTCATCCGATGGCATTGCCTGCCTGGGCGAGGCACTGGACCGTCAACTGGAACGGCTTTTTGCACAGCCTGATCCGCGGGTAAGTGAACGCGCCGGAGTGCAGTTAATGACCATTCATAAAGCCAAAGGCCTTGGCTTTAACGTCGTGCTTGTTCCGGGACTGGAACACAAGGCGCGGCGCGACGACAAACCGCTGATCATCATGCTGCAAAGGGCCAGCGCGACCCAGAATGCAGATGAACTGCTGGTGGCTCCGATCGACAGCCGCGGCGGGAATACGCATCCACTCTATCGGTGGGTGCGAAAACAGCGTGAAATCCGGGAAGAGGAAGAACGAAAACGTGTTTTCTATGTTGCCTGCACACGTGCCCGAGAGTGTCTCCACCTATTTGGCACTGCCACAGTTACAAAAGAGGGAAAACTTCAACCCGGGTCCAAAACGGATACTCTACTCTGCGCTGCATGGCCGGCACTGGAAGAGGAATTCTTGACTGCTTATCAGCGGCAGCAACAGCAGAAAATCCTGCATTTTTCCGTCCCTCAATCGGGCACCGTAGCCATTGCTGCCGCCGCAGCACCACTACACCCACCTCTGGTGCTGCGACGGTTGCCCGGGGACGTGTCTCCACCGGTGGCCGGCACCAATGTACAGACACCCGGGACCGTTTCTGCATTTGACACAGGAGAGCTCTTTGCCCGCCCCGAGGGCGGACGCGCGCAGCGCCTGATTGGGAGCATGCTTCATGTCTTACTGGAAAGACTTTCCCAGATGCAGATTTCCGCCGAGGAAGCATCTTCATGGATGGAGCGCCATACGTCAGCCCTTCTGCGGACCGCGGCGCTTCCTGAAGAATTGGCGACACGCGCGTATCACGAGATCGTAGCGTCCTTACAGGCCGTCCTTGAGGACCCGCAGGGAAGATGGCTGCTCTTTCCGCATCCTGATGCACAATCGGAGGCGTCCTGGACAGGATGGCTGGATGGAATGCTGCGTACAGTCCGCGCCGACAGGGTATTCCGTGCCGGCAGCCTCCCGTTGTCCACGGGAAAAGAATTTCTCTGGGTCGTGGACTATAAAACAACTTCCTATGCCGGCAAGGATGTGGACCAGTTTCTCGCCGCACAGCGGAAACAATATGCACCGCAGCTGGCCGCTTATGGCCATGCATTGCAAAAAATTCACGGCAACGCGCTCCGCCTGCGCTTTGGCCTCTATTTCCCCCGCCTGAAACGGCTGGAGTATTGGAGCGACTGA
- the thiS gene encoding sulfur carrier protein ThiS encodes MRPRSPSTVSATLRIMQLVINGQVKEFPSLSGNATVSELVAHLGLKSDRVAIEQNGEIIPRSCWDSAPVQSGDKLEIVHFVGGGLPTGSLP; translated from the coding sequence ATGAGGCCACGCAGTCCCTCGACTGTCTCTGCTACCCTCAGAATTATGCAGCTTGTGATTAATGGCCAGGTCAAAGAATTCCCTTCTCTCTCTGGCAATGCAACCGTGTCAGAACTGGTCGCGCATCTGGGGCTGAAAAGCGACCGCGTCGCCATTGAGCAGAACGGAGAAATCATCCCTCGTTCCTGCTGGGACTCCGCACCGGTCCAATCAGGCGACAAGCTGGAGATCGTCCATTTCGTCGGCGGTGGCCTTCCCACCGGAAGTCTGCCCTAA
- a CDS encoding gluconokinase, whose product MIVIVMGVSGSGKTTTALALQKLTGWQFAEGDDYHSEANRQKMASGIPLTDEDRTPWLAALHDLVRGWYERGENGILTCSALKQAYRDMLVAGLPHDAYRFALMDAPKGVIAERMRQRQHFMPPALLESQLATLQPPEDALHISALQPPEDAAREILDALRIVPAAQ is encoded by the coding sequence ATGATCGTGATTGTGATGGGCGTCAGTGGTTCAGGAAAGACCACAACCGCCTTGGCATTGCAAAAGCTTACCGGATGGCAGTTTGCCGAGGGCGATGATTACCACTCGGAAGCAAACCGGCAGAAGATGGCCTCAGGCATCCCGCTGACGGACGAGGACCGCACTCCATGGCTTGCCGCTTTGCATGATCTGGTCCGCGGCTGGTATGAGCGCGGGGAAAACGGCATCCTCACCTGTTCAGCACTCAAGCAGGCCTACCGGGACATGCTGGTGGCCGGGCTTCCGCATGATGCCTATCGCTTTGCTCTGATGGATGCGCCAAAAGGTGTGATTGCAGAGCGCATGCGCCAGAGGCAGCACTTTATGCCCCCGGCGCTGCTGGAAAGCCAGCTTGCTACTTTGCAGCCCCCGGAAGATGCGCTGCATATTTCCGCGCTTCAGCCGCCGGAAGATGCTGCCCGGGAAATTCTGGACGCGCTGAGGATTGTTCCGGCAGCACAATAA
- a CDS encoding SCO family protein has protein sequence MADFFHQGLRFGRIKEWEHTKSVNWAVAFSSRRLCVVAFTCFLLAGGCRRTAPEAGQSASEAGAKHYPVRGKIVTVDPQHGEIVLDAAAIPGYMEAMTMPYKLKNPSILGELHPGDSITATLIATEDSDLLDQIVIIAQAKPDYKPSFFYHPIQPGDKVPDFKLLNQNGKQIHLAQFHGKVLLVTFIYTRCPLADYCPRMSRNFAEIDKALAKAPELYSKTHLLSVSFDPDYDTPKVLRSYGSAYTGNYTKETFAHWDFAAPSRNDLPAVLRYFDVGATPEKDRTITHSLSTLVIGPDGRVFKWYPTNDWTPDQILSDVKQLVAKQGKA, from the coding sequence ATGGCTGACTTTTTCCACCAGGGTCTGCGGTTCGGGCGAATCAAAGAGTGGGAGCACACAAAAAGTGTAAACTGGGCTGTGGCTTTTTCTTCACGCCGGTTGTGTGTCGTAGCTTTCACCTGTTTTCTGCTGGCTGGCGGATGCCGTAGGACGGCGCCGGAAGCCGGCCAGTCCGCTTCTGAAGCGGGTGCTAAGCACTATCCTGTGCGCGGCAAAATCGTCACGGTGGACCCGCAGCATGGCGAAATTGTCCTGGATGCGGCGGCCATTCCCGGCTATATGGAAGCCATGACGATGCCCTACAAGCTGAAGAATCCCAGCATTCTCGGTGAATTGCATCCGGGCGACAGCATTACGGCAACGCTGATTGCAACCGAGGACTCTGACCTTCTGGACCAGATCGTCATCATTGCGCAGGCCAAGCCGGACTACAAACCCAGCTTCTTTTACCACCCCATCCAGCCCGGAGACAAGGTGCCGGACTTCAAGCTGCTGAACCAGAATGGGAAACAAATCCATCTTGCGCAGTTTCACGGCAAGGTCCTGCTGGTGACCTTTATCTACACGCGCTGCCCTCTGGCTGATTACTGTCCACGCATGAGCCGCAATTTTGCTGAGATCGACAAAGCGCTCGCCAAGGCCCCGGAGCTTTACAGCAAAACGCACTTGTTGAGCGTGAGCTTTGATCCTGATTACGACACACCGAAGGTGCTGCGCAGCTATGGCAGCGCCTATACCGGAAACTATACAAAAGAAACCTTTGCGCACTGGGACTTCGCCGCACCGAGCCGCAACGACCTGCCGGCCGTGCTGCGTTATTTTGACGTAGGCGCTACGCCGGAAAAAGACCGCACGATTACACATTCGCTTTCGACGTTGGTGATCGGGCCGGACGGCAGGGTGTTCAAGTGGTATCCCACCAACGACTGGACGCCGGACCAGATTCTCAGCGACGTGAAACAATTAGTGGCAAAGCAGGGGAAAGCATGA
- a CDS encoding NADH-quinone oxidoreductase subunit A encodes MQDAHYYWNYLPLLLQILAAVALAGGMVAASWLIGRRRNTRAKLDAYECGIPVEGDTRGRFSVGFYMVAMLFILFDVEAVFMLPWAVIYRELPKIAGSRLFGFWEMLVYLGFVAVGIFYVWKKGILDWSQDKGDL; translated from the coding sequence ATGCAGGACGCACACTACTACTGGAACTATTTGCCGCTTTTGCTTCAGATTCTTGCCGCTGTGGCTTTGGCCGGGGGCATGGTTGCGGCATCCTGGCTGATTGGCCGTCGTCGCAACACCAGGGCCAAGCTGGATGCGTATGAATGCGGCATTCCGGTCGAAGGGGACACCCGCGGGCGCTTCTCCGTTGGCTTCTACATGGTGGCGATGCTTTTCATCCTGTTTGACGTGGAAGCAGTCTTCATGCTGCCGTGGGCGGTGATTTACCGCGAACTGCCAAAAATTGCCGGTTCGCGCCTCTTTGGTTTCTGGGAGATGCTGGTTTATCTCGGATTTGTTGCCGTGGGCATCTTCTACGTCTGGAAAAAGGGCATTCTCGACTGGTCGCAGGACAAGGGCGACCTGTAA